Proteins co-encoded in one Arachis hypogaea cultivar Tifrunner chromosome 11, arahy.Tifrunner.gnm2.J5K5, whole genome shotgun sequence genomic window:
- the LOC112721698 gene encoding uncharacterized protein — MADPPHRITLREARAPDINLQPIQIRYPALDPNFELKTDTINLLPKYNGPPKEDPLKHLKDFQVACSTARRHGADEVAVLVFAFPFSLEGKAKEWFYTQPGDVISDWDLLRKEFLEKFYPPQMTDKLQKEISCIVQRDGETLYEYWDRFKKLLEACPHHRIDELLLLDASSGRSLTKNKTTEEAWEIIADLADSIHHSRARNPQPKALSEVSPFRDAILTKTLGEMTILLRQITQGQQIPQALLSPPPQPPRIEGPPRSCGICACNNHYTDECPQLQEDTTLAVANPYPQRSNYNQGTHLHVGNQNQEWRDNSNQRWKKAPQAQPYPNVQAYSHQPTQSQPQYQQPYQQYQQPPQSQPQGRYQHPNSRSNPLQGNQALPPNQPYMNDTLQTFMQEQREFHKKQETYMATIAEALSHLSLSPSTTQNVQQASTSSGLPSQPQPNPKGGINDITLRSGTKLDEIGVVPISLSEGTHNEEVGDDVEVMKDEKKNVAKDEEEPLKAKEPKRKNPLEEPMPIPFPTLAKKAKKKEEPNPNMVEIFKNVEVTIPLFQAIQQVPKYAKFLKDVCTHKDKIGEFNKRPVDDSISSLIPEKCNDPGPCLVTCLIGGIKFLDCMCDLGTCVSIIPLSIYERLNLSPLKRSGARFVLADKSIVSVLRIAENVLVDIQGLLFPVDFHILETPPIDSDKPSSILLGRPFLKISQFKLDAHSGVYSFEADGKVVKFTLEESKKPILEAYSIFGCDIIEDKVIEVGKEQEEENVAKKSNSMDHTQPKNAKEMQMKGKAPVTPLVVQPTIHHPNIWWDRRGDKLSTLVNRRADSQYEAIEKRTIHWERTLKVPSKYKVIIHERITSLH, encoded by the exons ATGGCGGATCCACCTCATAGAATCACCTTAAGGGAAGCCAGAGCTCCTGATATTAATTTGCAACCGATACAAATCCGGTATCCGGCTTTGGATCCAAATTTTGAGCTCAAGACCGACACGATAAACTTGCTCCCCAAATACAATGGACCACCCAAAGAAGACCCTCTTAAGCATCTTAAGGACTTTCAAGTAGCATGCTCCACTGCAAGAAGACATGGTGCGGATGAAGTGGCAGTTTTGGTAttcgctttccctttctctttggaGGGAAAAGCGAAGGAATGGTTCTATACTCAACCGGGAGATGTGATTTCTGATTGGGACTTGCTGCGTAAGGAATTTCTGGaaaagttttacccacctcagatgACGGATAAGTTGCAAAAGGAAATCTCTTGCATTGTGCAAAGAGATGgggagactctttatgagtactgggataGATTCAAGAAGTTGTTGGAAGCTTGCCCTCACCACCGTATTGACGAGTTG CTTCTTCTAGATGCCTCTAGTGGAAGATCCCTCACCAAGAATAAGACCACTGAGGAAGCCTGGGAAATCATAGCGGACTTGGCGGACTCCATTCATCACTCAAGGGCGAGAAATCCACAACCAAAAGCTTTAAGTGAAGTTTCTCCTTTCAGAGATGCCATTTTGACTAAGACCCTCGGTGAGATGACAATTTTGTTGAGACAAATCACCCAAGGGCAACAAATTCCCCAAGCTTTGCTATCTCCTCCACCTCAACCTCCAAGAATTGAAGGACCACCAAGATCATGCGGTATTTGTGCTTGTAAcaaccattacactgatgagtgcccTCAACTCCAAGAGGATACTACATTAGCAGTAGCCAATCCATACCCACAAAGGTCCAACTATAATCAAGGAACTCATCTACATGTAGGAAATCAAAATCAAGAGTGGAGGGATAATTCTAATCAAAGGTGGAAAAAAGCCCCTCAAGCTCAACCATACCCAAACGTGCAAGCCTACTCTCATCAACCTACCCAAAGTCAACCACAATACCAACAACCctaccaacaataccaacaaccaCCACAATCTCAACCTCAAGGGAGGTATCAACATCCAAATAGTAGATCTAACCCTCTTCAAGGCAATCAAGCCCTTCCTCCTAATCAACCTTACATGAATGACACACTTCAAACCTTTATGCAAGAGCAACGGGAGTTTCACAAGAAACAAGAAACATATATGGCTACTATTGCCGAAGCTCTCTCCCATTTGTCTCTTTCTCCTTCGACTACACAAAATGTCCAACAAGCCTCAACTTCTAGTGGTTTACCCTCTCAACCCCAACCAAATCCAAAGGGGGGCATCAATGATATCACCCTTAGGAGTGGCACCAAGTTGGATGAAATTGGTGTTGTGCCTATAAGTTTGAGTGAGGGAACCCACAATGAAGAGGTGGGAGATGATGTGGAAGTGATGAAGGATGAGAAGAAAAATGTTGCGAAAGATGAAGAGGAACCACTCAAGGCTAAGGAGCCAAAGAGGAAGAATCCACTTGAGGAGCCTATGCCAATTCCATTTCCAACTTTGGCTAAGAAGgctaagaagaaagaagaacctaACCCTAACATGGTGGAAATTTTTAAGAATGTTGAAGTCACCATCCCTCTCTTTCAAGCCATTCAACAAGTGCCCAAGTATGCCAAGTTCCTCAAAGATGTTTGCACACATAAGGACAAGATTGGCGAATTCAACAAAAGGCCGGTAGATgattctatttcttctctaattCCTGAAAAATGCAATGATCCCGGTCCATGTTTGGTTACTTGTTTAATTGGTGGGATTAAGTTCTTGGACTGTATGTGCGACTTGGGGACGTGCGTAAGCATTATACCACTCTCCATTTATGAGAGATTGAACTTATCACCCCTAAAGAGGTCCGGGGCGAGATTTGTGTTGGCCGATAAGAGCATTGTATCAGTTTTAAGGATTGCGGAAAATGTCCTAGTTGACATCCAAGGTTTACTCTTCCCGGTAGATTTTCACATCTTGGAGACCCCTCCCAttgactcagacaagccatcatccattctacttggaagaccatttttgAAGATATCCCAGTTCAAGTTGGATGCACATTCAGGAGTTTATTCTTTCGAGGCCGATGGCAAGGTAGTAAAGTTCACTTTGGAGGAATCCAAGAAACCCATTCTCGAAGCCTACTCTATCTTTGGGTGCGATATAATTGAAGATAAAGTGATTGAGGTTGgcaaagaacaagaagaagaaaatgttgccaaGAAGTCTAATTCAATGGATCACACTCAACCCAAGAATGCTAAGGA gATGCAGATGAAAGGTAAAGCACCGGTCACACCACTGGTTGTACAACCAACAATTCATCATCCTAATATTTGGTGGGATCGCCGAGGTGACAAACTAAGTACTTTGGTTAACCGAAGAGCCGACTCTCAATATGAAGCAATTGAGAAGAGAACAATCCATTGGGAGCGGACACTGAAGGTTCCAAGCAAGTACAAGGTGATTATTCATGAAAGGATTACCTCACTTCATTAG